A stretch of Leptospira perdikensis DNA encodes these proteins:
- a CDS encoding alginate export family protein encodes MSKRIPKSHPFLSLILFLTFVGSGTAIYGQTEPTTNPKVEAVVEPPPLPPQPKEEKKEGYVSPQIGNLSGEYLRTLQVTGKQRKALQENKGLWFADKFRVGFGIRPKVDSLNNTDFDKSTADNRNNALTQTQFYLLGDINENVLFKITLQDVRLWGGEVVSNGTADQKYGAIANAGTTVDTSKQKDVALNNFTGLREAFIDLKTTNQNFRLRTGRQILEFGDGRILGSRNDSLNGNSFDALRFTGKISNHTLDLFGSVIGAENNSNSIVSNNSTKLGGIGDSYYGGAHYNWKVADWLGIDLYNYSLFKQQKKATAPSPLSETRSYRGDDQLNTSGFRLTNRTKNNALPDATGIDWMVEAAWQTGFTGERVTPDWLNQNGTYSTNQKTGEPPPLSEAVRYKANIVAVQLGYTPVKEFRIGVQYVQASGDPNRNDSSVGTYNPLFATRRMAGGSLPFAGNGNSGLVFWQNIKDYSLHLKYETSNYGTFILNPHWYYKVKLQDGYYDNNNYVAGSKATGETASTEDYYNTDAYNVTKPHLGKLVATELNFIYIITPFENVSFWFGATVIRAGDAIRNQKNNPNEPDPLHRYDLSPTATMATFQTVFAI; translated from the coding sequence ATGAGTAAGCGAATACCAAAATCCCATCCCTTTCTTTCTCTCATTCTTTTCCTTACCTTCGTCGGTTCAGGAACTGCAATTTATGGTCAGACAGAACCAACGACAAATCCTAAGGTCGAAGCAGTCGTTGAGCCCCCTCCTCTTCCTCCACAACCCAAAGAGGAAAAAAAAGAAGGGTATGTGAGTCCGCAGATTGGAAATCTTTCTGGAGAATATTTACGAACTTTGCAAGTGACAGGCAAACAAAGAAAAGCCCTCCAAGAGAATAAAGGACTTTGGTTCGCTGATAAGTTTCGTGTTGGCTTTGGAATTCGTCCAAAAGTGGATTCACTCAATAACACTGACTTTGATAAATCTACTGCAGATAATAGAAACAATGCCCTAACTCAAACTCAATTTTATCTTTTAGGAGATATCAATGAAAATGTTTTATTCAAAATAACATTACAAGATGTACGCCTATGGGGAGGAGAAGTTGTATCAAATGGAACTGCAGATCAGAAGTATGGCGCAATAGCAAATGCCGGGACTACTGTTGATACCAGTAAACAAAAAGATGTTGCATTAAACAATTTCACAGGTCTTAGGGAAGCATTTATAGATCTAAAAACAACAAACCAAAATTTTCGATTACGAACAGGAAGACAGATTTTAGAGTTTGGAGACGGTAGGATTCTTGGATCAAGAAACGATAGTTTAAATGGAAACTCGTTTGATGCACTCAGGTTCACTGGAAAAATTAGTAACCATACATTGGATTTGTTTGGATCGGTGATAGGAGCAGAAAATAATTCTAATAGTATTGTTTCAAACAACTCAACAAAATTAGGTGGTATCGGTGATTCCTATTATGGTGGTGCACATTATAATTGGAAGGTCGCTGACTGGTTGGGCATCGATTTATATAACTATAGTTTATTCAAACAACAAAAAAAGGCTACCGCCCCATCTCCTCTTTCAGAAACAAGAAGTTACCGTGGTGATGACCAATTAAATACCTCAGGTTTTCGTTTAACCAATAGAACTAAAAACAATGCTCTACCAGATGCAACGGGAATCGATTGGATGGTCGAAGCGGCTTGGCAAACAGGATTTACAGGAGAACGAGTTACACCCGATTGGCTGAACCAAAATGGTACCTATTCAACAAACCAAAAAACTGGGGAGCCACCTCCTTTGTCAGAGGCTGTTCGATACAAAGCAAATATAGTAGCCGTTCAACTTGGATACACTCCGGTAAAAGAATTTCGGATTGGCGTACAATATGTCCAAGCATCAGGAGATCCAAATCGTAACGATTCGAGCGTAGGAACTTATAATCCGCTGTTCGCGACAAGACGTATGGCCGGTGGATCGTTGCCTTTTGCAGGAAATGGAAACTCAGGACTTGTTTTTTGGCAAAACATCAAAGATTATTCGTTACATTTGAAATATGAAACTTCTAATTATGGAACTTTTATATTAAACCCACACTGGTATTATAAGGTTAAATTACAAGATGGGTATTATGATAATAATAACTATGTAGCCGGTAGTAAAGCAACGGGAGAAACTGCTTCCACAGAAGATTACTATAATACAGATGCATACAATGTCACCAAACCACACTTAGGAAAACTTGTAGCAACGGAACTAAACTTTATTTATATCATCACGCCATTCGAAAATGTTTCCTTCTGGTTTGGCGCCACTGTGATTCGTGCTGGTGATGCAATTAGGAACCAAAAAAACAATCCAAATGAACCAGATCCACTTCATAGATACGATTTAAGCCCCACGGCAACAATGGCAACATTCCAAACTGTATTTGCGATTTAG
- a CDS encoding FecR family protein has product MKTIITLFTIFFLSFQCSRFQFGSNQTKDETAGAVITFLQGTILISTQGKEIQAKLGDVIRPGDRIVTKLGRVDLQTYRGEVIRIKDNSDVLFREIAGQSRQNTDIHLWAGNLLVKSVKLKSGQNLSVTSPTMVAGVRGTVFSFELEKGSVPKVKVYEGAVAVAFKTSPKLIEINEGLSKENYNRLVKTLEENEVVLEPGECLEVNPNLNELVYLINAKVAAGTLSGDELSGFIDFDSGLSKAGSAVTPQEKAEAETLVVIPSETVKKQIESQNTNSTEAVTTTIAKEHEEKRFEALNKITADAEKTGLDNEEEIHNHYSVLETIHKSNGEILSGAVVAQLGDIFIVHSTKGVFQLEMNDIEYVEYKNFKVKTKTKK; this is encoded by the coding sequence ATGAAAACCATTATTACACTTTTTACCATCTTTTTTCTATCCTTTCAATGCAGTCGATTTCAGTTCGGATCCAACCAAACAAAAGACGAAACAGCCGGTGCCGTCATCACTTTCTTACAAGGTACCATTCTGATCAGCACGCAGGGAAAAGAAATTCAGGCCAAACTGGGGGACGTGATTCGTCCGGGAGATCGCATCGTCACAAAACTAGGGCGGGTGGATTTACAAACGTATCGTGGCGAAGTGATTCGCATTAAAGACAACTCGGATGTTTTATTTCGAGAAATCGCTGGACAAAGTCGCCAAAACACCGACATCCATTTGTGGGCAGGAAACCTCCTCGTAAAATCAGTAAAATTAAAATCGGGTCAAAACCTTTCTGTAACATCACCTACTATGGTTGCGGGAGTTCGTGGGACAGTGTTTTCTTTTGAACTAGAGAAAGGGTCTGTACCTAAGGTGAAAGTTTATGAAGGGGCTGTAGCCGTTGCTTTTAAAACTTCACCAAAATTAATAGAAATCAACGAAGGCCTCTCTAAAGAAAATTACAATCGTTTGGTGAAGACATTGGAAGAGAACGAAGTGGTTTTGGAGCCGGGGGAATGTTTAGAAGTCAATCCTAACTTAAATGAATTGGTTTATTTGATTAATGCTAAGGTAGCGGCTGGTACACTTTCTGGAGACGAATTATCGGGTTTTATCGATTTTGATTCTGGATTGTCTAAGGCTGGTAGTGCTGTCACACCGCAAGAAAAAGCCGAAGCAGAAACGTTAGTTGTGATTCCTTCAGAGACAGTAAAAAAACAAATCGAGTCGCAAAACACAAATTCTACAGAGGCTGTTACTACGACGATTGCAAAAGAACACGAAGAAAAACGGTTTGAAGCATTGAATAAAATCACTGCTGATGCAGAAAAAACCGGTTTGGACAATGAGGAAGAGATCCATAACCATTATAGTGTTTTAGAAACCATCCACAAATCAAATGGGGAAATTCTTTCTGGGGCCGTCGTCGCTCAGTTAGGTGATATTTTTATTGTTCATTCAACAAAAGGAGTCTTTCAGTTAGAAATGAACGATATTGAATACGTGGAATACAAAAACTTCAAAGTCAAAACGAAGACAAAAAAATAA
- a CDS encoding methyl-accepting chemotaxis protein — MSIRQRVSLSIAGILFIGFLILTTFQIYRTITDLNAEIKENSKITSEKWSYEIQEHLNAMMGVIRGFRFALFYASPPRESMISSMREILERNEDIFAIWLCYEPNAYEGRDAAFVGKPGHDKTGRFIPYLHRTADGKINFEPLVDYDNPNGAGDYYNQVKKSNKAKVFGPYEYLAGGKKIQMISLVVPIYPKGKFMGAAGIDLDVSTLQEKIGDTRPFRGQGHIAFISSDGTYVMYGQDQTKLGKKIENPDHLKFYLENLKLGKMFTIQHDGYTNYFSPFHIGKDPQFWALQISIPDSIFSDQITKVILSSTLISVAILFVVLFFLNFVFKNQISLRLEKAMDFSSQIANGNLAINAEEINQDEIGSLLHSMNRMKNSLVSIIGDIKQTVEKLGNQSNTMASTSQNLSDTSQTQASAAEESSAAVEELSASAENVGKSMEDAVVKMKEIDKSVLTLREEVQNINKEMEYLAKFASESREHAVVGETAMNESTRAMEDIGEKAERISEVLDIITEISEKTNLLALNAAIEAARAGEAGRGFAVVAEEIGKLALQTGASVKEIGDLVISTNSAVENGNKKVTEAAQVLNLLNSRVKEFETSATRVLGSVLLQENNARDIAQNSNLLTNLNLQIEDAVFEQKRATEEISKTIISISNGTQDVATGSDQLTIVSAEIASQASYLSTQVERFKLK; from the coding sequence ATGAGTATACGACAAAGGGTCTCTCTATCCATCGCCGGTATTTTATTTATAGGGTTTTTGATACTAACCACATTTCAAATCTATCGCACAATCACAGACCTCAATGCCGAAATCAAAGAGAATTCAAAAATCACTTCTGAAAAATGGTCCTATGAAATCCAAGAACATCTAAATGCAATGATGGGAGTGATTCGGGGATTTCGTTTTGCCTTGTTTTATGCATCCCCGCCTCGAGAATCTATGATCAGTAGTATGAGAGAAATCTTGGAAAGGAACGAAGATATATTCGCCATCTGGTTATGTTATGAACCGAACGCTTATGAAGGAAGAGATGCGGCCTTCGTCGGCAAACCAGGCCATGATAAAACAGGTAGGTTCATTCCTTATTTACATAGAACTGCTGATGGCAAAATCAATTTTGAGCCATTAGTCGACTATGACAATCCAAACGGGGCCGGTGATTATTATAACCAAGTAAAAAAATCAAATAAAGCAAAGGTCTTTGGTCCTTACGAATATTTGGCGGGAGGGAAAAAAATTCAAATGATATCTCTTGTGGTTCCTATTTATCCTAAGGGGAAATTTATGGGAGCTGCTGGTATCGATTTAGATGTCAGCACATTACAGGAAAAAATTGGGGATACACGTCCATTTCGTGGCCAAGGGCATATTGCCTTTATTTCGTCTGATGGAACTTATGTGATGTATGGGCAGGATCAAACCAAACTTGGTAAAAAAATAGAAAACCCTGATCATTTGAAATTTTATTTAGAAAATTTAAAATTAGGAAAAATGTTTACAATCCAACATGATGGTTACACAAACTATTTTTCCCCGTTTCATATTGGTAAAGATCCTCAATTTTGGGCGCTTCAGATTAGTATTCCTGATTCCATTTTTAGTGATCAAATTACTAAAGTTATCCTTAGTTCTACTTTGATATCAGTTGCAATTTTGTTTGTAGTTTTATTTTTCTTAAATTTTGTATTTAAGAATCAAATCAGTCTTCGTTTGGAAAAGGCAATGGATTTTTCTTCTCAAATTGCGAATGGAAACCTCGCTATCAACGCGGAAGAAATCAATCAAGATGAAATTGGAAGTTTGTTACATTCGATGAATCGAATGAAAAATAGTTTGGTTTCTATCATTGGTGATATCAAACAAACAGTAGAAAAGTTGGGTAACCAATCGAATACGATGGCATCCACTTCCCAAAATTTATCAGACACTTCACAGACACAAGCTTCTGCTGCCGAAGAATCTTCTGCTGCCGTGGAAGAGTTGTCTGCATCGGCAGAAAACGTTGGTAAGTCGATGGAAGATGCTGTTGTTAAAATGAAAGAAATTGATAAGTCCGTGTTAACTTTAAGAGAAGAAGTTCAAAATATTAATAAAGAAATGGAATACCTTGCAAAATTTGCATCGGAATCCAGAGAACACGCTGTTGTTGGTGAAACTGCAATGAACGAATCTACACGGGCCATGGAAGACATAGGTGAAAAAGCAGAACGAATTAGTGAAGTATTGGATATCATCACTGAAATTTCAGAAAAGACCAATTTGCTTGCGTTAAATGCGGCGATTGAGGCTGCTCGAGCAGGGGAAGCTGGTAGAGGGTTTGCAGTAGTTGCCGAAGAGATCGGAAAACTCGCTCTACAAACTGGTGCTTCAGTAAAAGAGATTGGGGATCTTGTGATATCAACAAATTCTGCAGTGGAGAATGGAAATAAAAAAGTAACTGAAGCTGCACAAGTTTTGAATCTACTCAATAGTCGTGTGAAAGAGTTTGAAACTTCTGCAACTAGGGTGCTCGGTTCTGTATTACTTCAAGAGAACAATGCAAGGGACATCGCTCAAAATTCGAACCTGCTCACTAACCTAAACTTACAAATTGAAGATGCTGTTTTTGAACAGAAGAGGGCAACAGAGGAAATTTCGAAGACAATTATCAGTATTTCTAACGGAACCCAAGATGTTGCTACTGGATCAGATCAATTGACTATTGTATCTGCGGAAATTGCTTCCCAGGCTTCCTATCTTTCTACTCAAGTGGAAAGATTCAAACTCAAATAA